A portion of the Bubalus kerabau isolate K-KA32 ecotype Philippines breed swamp buffalo chromosome 1, PCC_UOA_SB_1v2, whole genome shotgun sequence genome contains these proteins:
- the LOC129644885 gene encoding taste receptor type 2 member 42-like: MFPGLSTVFLILSGVEFLIGILGNVFIGLVLCSECVKNQKTSLFDFILTGLAISRISQLLVFFVESLVMGLDSQVFAIFKLAKPITLLWRISNHLTTWLVTCLSIFYLLKIAHFSHSLFFWLKWRMNRVILAMLAFSLVFLILDILLLETFNDLFWNLINEDNWTLVESKTHYIKSESLLSFSYFIPIVLSLLSLFILFWSLVKHTRNLQLNFMGSRDFSTKAHKRAMKMVTSFLLLIMVHFLFTQLANWMFHRFLDNKFTKFIMLALYVFPSGHSFMLILGNSQLRQIALKVLKHLKSSLKRQNPLAL, translated from the coding sequence ATGTTCCCTGGGTTGAGTACAGTCTTTCTGATACTATCAGGAGTGGAATTCTTAATCGGAATTCTAGGCAATGTGTTCATTGGACTGGTACTCTGCTCTGAATGCGTTAAGAACCAAAAGACCTCTTTATTTGACTTCATTCTCACTGGCTTGGCTATCTCCAGAATCAGTCAACTGTTGGTGTTTTTTGTGGAGTCACTTGTGATGGGACTAGATTCACAGGTATTTGCCATTTTTAAACTAGCAAAACCCATTACTTTACTTTGGAGAATATCTAATCATTTGACTACCTGGCTCGTCACCTGTCTAAGTATTTTCTATCTCCTTAAGATAGCTCATTTCTcccattctctttttttctggctgAAGTGGAGAATGAACAGAGTCATTCTTGCGATGCTTGCATTTTCTTTGGTCTTTCTGATTTTGGATATTCTTTTGCTAGAAACATTTAATGATCTCTTCTGGAATTTAATAAATGAAGACAATTGGACTTTAGTTGAAAGTAAAACTCATTATATTAAAAGTGAGAGTCTTCTTAGTTTCTCCTATTTCATTCCTATTGTTCTGTCCCTGCtctcattgtttattttattttggtccTTGGTGAAACACACCAGAAATTTGCAGCTCAATTTTATGGGTTCCAGGGACTTCAGCACAAAGGCCCATAAAAGAGCCATGAAAATGGTGACATCATTCCTCCTCCTTATCatggttcattttctttttacacaATTGGCAAATTGGATGTTTCATAGGTTTTTGGACAATAAGTTCACAAAGTTCATCATGTTAGCACTATATGTCTTTCCTTCAGGCCACTCGTTCATGTTGATTCTGGGAAATAGCCAGTTAAGACAGATAGCCTTGAAGGTACTGAAGCATCTTAAAAGCTCCTTGAAAAGACAAAATCCATTGGCTTTATAG